A genomic region of Miscanthus floridulus cultivar M001 chromosome 3, ASM1932011v1, whole genome shotgun sequence contains the following coding sequences:
- the LOC136542694 gene encoding uncharacterized protein isoform X1 gives MASSSSCDATGVPFTLLGALITAGPAAWPACVGGGRAFLRDYARRGTNALLWAGLLAVTWVLLLRVAALLRLWALGSRIPGPRALLADPGLAAVLRDGGDITGFLSKLHGRYGPVVRLWVGPSQLLVSVIDPTLVKEVLTKAEDKLPLTGRTYNLACGKLGLFVSLFQKVKSTRDSLKIFLNEKLTVGAGQSSFKIIDAVLNRVNTIIYKDFMDTRSFSQHMAFNIIGATLLGDAFFDWSDAAAYEELLMLVAKDGCFWASYAIPPFWRPSYRRYRTLCAKLKILTESIIRKSRQNSSLNHFDQRSCLKSEGTNPNTHVLDNIMASHCLHGAAGGPLNSEEEIFGNIMGLMLHGISASANLIGNILTRLVLFPELQDQLHAEIVSVCNESSKLEVDDLLRMQVLLATLCESARLLPAGPLLQRCSLKHDLRFGSGITVPARSILVVPLHLVQMDASVWGDDADQFNPHRFLKKDVDIGEILGAPKGSNRINIFSECAKTESFLPFGSGSRECVGQKFVVLAISMLIASLLRSYEVQPHPSLSKEMDTAVDSSHLHLPNPKIILTKRRI, from the exons atggcttcctcctcctcctgcgaCGCCACGGGCGTGCCGTTCACCCTGCTGGGCGCGCTCATCACCGCCGGCCCCGCCGCCTGGCCGGCCTgcgtcggcggcggccgcgcCTTCCTCCGGGACTACGCGCGGCGCGGGACCAACGCGCTGCTGTGGGCGGGCCTCCTCGCCGTCACTTGGGTCCTGCTCCTCCGCGTCGCCGCGCTGCTCCGCCTCTGGGCGCTTGGCTCCCGCATCCCGGGGCCCCGCGCGCTCCTCGCCGACCCCGGACTCGCCGCCGTCTTGCGCGACGGCGGAGACATCACCG GTTTTCTGTCAAAATTGCATGGGAGATATGGCCCAGTTGTTCGCCTGTGGGTAGGACCCTCTCAGCTACTTGTATCAGTTATAGATCCTACTCTAGTTAAGGAGGTGCTAACAAAGGCTGAAGACAAGTTACCATTGACTGGGAGGACATATAATTTAGCTTGTGGAAAACTTGGCTTATTTGTGTCCTTATTCCAAAAG GTCAAAAGTACAAGAGATTCTCTCAAAATATTTTTGAATGAAAAACTTACAGTTGGTGCTGGTCAAAGCTCATTCAAAATTATCGATGCTGTCCTGAATAGAGTCAACACTATTATCTACAAGGATTTTATGGACACTAGATCGTTCTCCCAGCACATGGCATTCAATATCATTGGTGCAACTCTTTTGGGTGATGCCTTCTTCGATTGGTCTGACGCTGCTGCTTATGAGGAACTTCTTATGCTAGTCGCAAAGGATGGTTGCTTCTGGGCTTCTTATGCAATTCCACCGTTCTGGAGGCCTAGTTATAGGAGGTATCGGACCCTATGTGCTAAGCTGAAGATATTAACAGAGAGCATCATCAGAAAATCAAGACAAAACAGTTCACTTAATCATTTTGATCAGAGATCTTGTCTGAAAAGTGAAGGGACAAATCCAAATACACATGTTTTAGACAACATAATGGCAAGTCATTGTCTCCATGGGGCTGCTGGAGGACCACTTAATTCAGAAGAGGAAATATTTGGAAACATCATGGGTTTGATGTTGCATGGTATTTCCGCTTCTGCTAACTTGATTGGTAACATTTTGACAAGGCTTGTCTTGTTCCCAGAATTGCAAGATCAG CTACACGCAGAGATTGTTTCAGTCTGTAATGAATCATCTAAACTGGAGGTCGACGATCTGCTTAGGATGCAAGTCCTACTTGCTACTTTATGTGAATCTGCTCGCCTTTTGCCTGCTGGACCTCTTCTGCAGCGATGTTCTTTGAAACATG ATTTGAGGTTTGGCTCGGGTATCACTGTGCCAGCTCGATCAATATTAGTAGTTCCTTTGCATCTCGTGCAAATGGATGCTTCTGTTTGGGGTGATGATGCTGACCAGTTCAATCCTCATCGGTTCCTTAAAAAGGACGTTGATATTGGAG AAATATTAGGAGCACCTAAAGGATCAAATAGGATAAATATTTTCAGCGAGTGTGCCAAGACTGAATCATTTCTTCCATTTGGTTCTGGGAGTCGAGAATGTGTTGGGCAGAAGTTTGTGGTTCTTGCAATATCGATGTTGATTGCCAGTCTCCTCCGCAGCTATGAG GTACAGCCTCATCCAAGTTTGTCTAAAGAAATGGACACAGCAGTTGACAGCAGCCACCTTCATCTCCCAAACCCTAAGATCATCCTCACCAAAAGAAGGATCTGA
- the LOC136542694 gene encoding uncharacterized protein isoform X2 gives MASSSSCDATGVPFTLLGALITAGPAAWPACVGGGRAFLRDYARRGTNALLWAGLLAVTWVLLLRVAALLRLWALGSRIPGPRALLADPGLAAVLRDGGDITGFLSKLHGRYGPVVRLWVGPSQLLVSVIDPTLVKEVLTKAEDKLPLTGRTYNLACGKLGLFVSLFQKVKSTRDSLKIFLNEKLTVGAGQSSFKIIDAVLNRVNTIIYKDFMDTRSFSQHMAFNIIGATLLGDAFFDWSDAAAYEELLMLVAKDGCFWASYAIPPFWRPSYRRYRTLCAKLKILTESIIRKSRQNSSLNHFDQRSCLKSEGTNPNTHVLDNIMASHCLHGAAGGPLNSEEEIFGNIMGLMLHGISASANLIGNILTRLVLFPELQDQLHAEIVSVCNESSKLEVDDLLRMQVLLATLCESARLLPAGPLLQRCSLKHEILGAPKGSNRINIFSECAKTESFLPFGSGSRECVGQKFVVLAISMLIASLLRSYEVQPHPSLSKEMDTAVDSSHLHLPNPKIILTKRRI, from the exons atggcttcctcctcctcctgcgaCGCCACGGGCGTGCCGTTCACCCTGCTGGGCGCGCTCATCACCGCCGGCCCCGCCGCCTGGCCGGCCTgcgtcggcggcggccgcgcCTTCCTCCGGGACTACGCGCGGCGCGGGACCAACGCGCTGCTGTGGGCGGGCCTCCTCGCCGTCACTTGGGTCCTGCTCCTCCGCGTCGCCGCGCTGCTCCGCCTCTGGGCGCTTGGCTCCCGCATCCCGGGGCCCCGCGCGCTCCTCGCCGACCCCGGACTCGCCGCCGTCTTGCGCGACGGCGGAGACATCACCG GTTTTCTGTCAAAATTGCATGGGAGATATGGCCCAGTTGTTCGCCTGTGGGTAGGACCCTCTCAGCTACTTGTATCAGTTATAGATCCTACTCTAGTTAAGGAGGTGCTAACAAAGGCTGAAGACAAGTTACCATTGACTGGGAGGACATATAATTTAGCTTGTGGAAAACTTGGCTTATTTGTGTCCTTATTCCAAAAG GTCAAAAGTACAAGAGATTCTCTCAAAATATTTTTGAATGAAAAACTTACAGTTGGTGCTGGTCAAAGCTCATTCAAAATTATCGATGCTGTCCTGAATAGAGTCAACACTATTATCTACAAGGATTTTATGGACACTAGATCGTTCTCCCAGCACATGGCATTCAATATCATTGGTGCAACTCTTTTGGGTGATGCCTTCTTCGATTGGTCTGACGCTGCTGCTTATGAGGAACTTCTTATGCTAGTCGCAAAGGATGGTTGCTTCTGGGCTTCTTATGCAATTCCACCGTTCTGGAGGCCTAGTTATAGGAGGTATCGGACCCTATGTGCTAAGCTGAAGATATTAACAGAGAGCATCATCAGAAAATCAAGACAAAACAGTTCACTTAATCATTTTGATCAGAGATCTTGTCTGAAAAGTGAAGGGACAAATCCAAATACACATGTTTTAGACAACATAATGGCAAGTCATTGTCTCCATGGGGCTGCTGGAGGACCACTTAATTCAGAAGAGGAAATATTTGGAAACATCATGGGTTTGATGTTGCATGGTATTTCCGCTTCTGCTAACTTGATTGGTAACATTTTGACAAGGCTTGTCTTGTTCCCAGAATTGCAAGATCAG CTACACGCAGAGATTGTTTCAGTCTGTAATGAATCATCTAAACTGGAGGTCGACGATCTGCTTAGGATGCAAGTCCTACTTGCTACTTTATGTGAATCTGCTCGCCTTTTGCCTGCTGGACCTCTTCTGCAGCGATGTTCTTTGAAACATG AAATATTAGGAGCACCTAAAGGATCAAATAGGATAAATATTTTCAGCGAGTGTGCCAAGACTGAATCATTTCTTCCATTTGGTTCTGGGAGTCGAGAATGTGTTGGGCAGAAGTTTGTGGTTCTTGCAATATCGATGTTGATTGCCAGTCTCCTCCGCAGCTATGAG GTACAGCCTCATCCAAGTTTGTCTAAAGAAATGGACACAGCAGTTGACAGCAGCCACCTTCATCTCCCAAACCCTAAGATCATCCTCACCAAAAGAAGGATCTGA
- the LOC136542695 gene encoding peptide deformylase 1A, chloroplastic-like, protein MVALLRPLSAAATFLLAPAAPLTGSAVAANAVGGRRWRSVRANAGGDWLSGLLGGKGGGASTAMAVTPGTVKAGDPVLHEPSQEVAPGDVRSEKVQGVIDRMVDVMRKAPGVGLAAPQIGVPLRIIVLEDTQEYISYAPKKDIEAQDRRPFDLLVIINPKIKNTSKRTALFFEGCLSVDGYRAVVERHLDVEVSGLDRNGSAIKVQASGWQARILQHECDHLEGTLYIDKMVPRTFRIVDNLDLPLPIGCPQLGAR, encoded by the exons ATGGTTGCGCTCCTCCGTCCTCTCTCAGCCGCCGCCACCTTCCTCCTCGCCCCCGCCGCGCCGCTCACTGGTTCCGCAGTCGCCGCTAATGCCGTCGGCGGTAGGCGGTGGAGAAGCGTGAGGGCGAACGCCGGCGGGGACTGGCTATCCGGGCTGCTGGGCGGCAAGGGCGGCGGCGCGTCCACGGCGATGGCGGTGACGCCGGGGACCGTGAAGGCCGGCGACCCCGTCCTGCACGAGCCCTCGCAGGAGGTGGCGCCGGGGGACGTGCGGTCCGAGAAGGTCCAGGGCGTCATCGACCGGATGGTCGACGTCATGCGCAAGGCCCCAGGCGTCGGCCTCGCCGCCCCGCAGATCGGCGTCCCGCTCAGG ATTATTGTTCTCGAGGATACGCAAGAGTACATCAGCTATGCACCCAAGAAGGACATCGAAGCACAAGATCGCCGTCCTTTTGATCTTCTT GTCATTATCAATCCCAAGATTAAGAACACAAGTAAAAGAACTGCGCTGTTCTTTGAGGGATGTCTCAG TGTTGATGGATATAGGGCGGTCGTGGAGCGGCATCTAGACGTTGAGGTTTCAGGTCTGGACCGAAATGGGAGCGCCATTAAGGTACAGGCTTCAGGATGGCAAGCACGCATCCTCCAGCATGAGTGTGATCATCTTGAAGGCACGCTGTATATTGACAAGATGGTCCCAAGAACATTCAGGATTGTTGATAACTTGGATTTGCCGCTTCCCATTGGATGTCCTCAACTAGGCGCAAGATAA
- the LOC136542696 gene encoding uncharacterized GPI-anchored protein At5g19250-like, producing MDSRVSLLCSLVLASSLLHCARSDGNDAQLLKGINSYRSSLKVPALTENKNAACLAEQLAKQFKGQQCTNTTGANTVIGTEQQFPDYPKYLDHCHLNASVTEDGQVMPACVPGLVPAVVLTNYTKSQYNRFLNDSQFSGVGIANEDDWVVVVLSTSTGSGDYSPAPPGSNWAVSAQPFSQLVLLLIGFVILLMK from the exons ATGGATTCCAGGGTCTCCCTCCTCTGCTCCCTCGTCCTCGCCTCCTCCCTCCTGCACTGCGCCAGATCCGACG GCAATGACGCTCAGCTTCTCAAGGGCATCAACAGCTACAGGTCCTCCCTCAAGGTCCCGGCGCTGACGGAGAACAAGAACGCGGCGTGCCTCGCCGAGCAGCTCGCGAAGCAGTTCAAGGGGCAGCAGTGCACCAACACCACGGGCGCCAACACCGTCATCGGCACCGAGCAGCAGTTCCCGGACTACCCAAAGTACCTGGACCACTGCCACCTCAATGCGTCGGTGACCGAGGACGGCCAGGTGATGCCGGCGTGTGTGCCGGGCCTTGTCCCCGCCGTCGTGCTCACCAACTACACCAAGTCGCAGTACAACCGGTTCCTGAATGACAGCCAGTTCTCCGGTGTCGGGATCGCTAATGAGGACGACTGGGTGGTGGTTGTCCTCAGCACCAGCACGGGCTCCGGTGACTACTCGCCGGCTCCGCCGGGCTCCAACTGGGCGGTTTCGGCTCAGCCCTTCAGCCAACTGGTTCTTTTGTTGATAGGATTTGTGATCTTGCTGATGAAGTGA